In Bradyrhizobium sp. WBOS07, the genomic window CCTTCCCGGCATCGCCTATGCGCTGACATTCGCGGCCCTGGAGCTGCGCTACCGAAACTCCACGCGCGTGCCGCTCGAAGCGCGCGTGCTGGCGTGGCTCTTCCTTTTTCTGGGCCTCTACCAGTTCAGATACACCGCATTCTTCTTCATTTTCTCGAGCGTCCCGATGGCGCTGCACATCGACCGGCTGCTGCCGAAGCTCCGGAGCCTCGAGCTCCGGCGCGCGATGCTGGCGGCAGGTGTCGTCGGGCTCTTGTTGCTGCCCGTCACGTTCATGCAGGTGAGACCGGCGCTGGCATTGCCCGACATGCTCTCCGAAGCAGATGCCCGCTACCTCGAGGCGCACAGCCCGCGCGGGCACCTGCTCAACCATTGGAACGTCGGCGGGCTCCTGATCTTCAGAACCCAGGGATCGGTGCCCCTCTTCGTCGACGGCCGGGCTGCGACCGCCTACCCCGACGCGTTGCTTCGGGATTATCTCGCGCTGGTCCGGTGGGACATCGACGCGGCGACCTGGGACAAGGTGATCGCCAAGTACAAGATCGATGCGGTGCTCTGGATCAGAGCACATGACCAGCTGCGGCATTTCCTGGTCGGCGAGAGGGGCTGGAAAGAGGAATATACCGGCGCGTATGTCAGCCTCTACACACGGCAAGAGGCCGCTTCCAGGTAAGGCCCGCCCGCGACCGATGCCAGGGTCGTCCCCCGCCCAGGGCTGACCGCTCACCAAGTCTTGTCCGCACCTGCTCTGCCTGCCAGCCATCCCGAAACGTGGGTTGTGCAGCGCAGCATCCACGGCGGATAAAGCCCCTGAAATTGCGAGGTGAGCTTCTTGTCTGACGTCAATGCCGACGACTGGGTGTCCGCGGGACACCGCCCGATGCGCTTTCCGGAATTCGTCATCGTGATCGCGTCCATCATGGCGCTGAATCCGCTTGCAATGGACATGATGTTGCCGGCGCTGCCCAATATCGGGGCAGCCTTCAGGATCCCCGTCGCCAATCACCTCCAATTGGTGCTGTCGACCTTCCTGATCGGCTTTGGTGTCGGTCAGTTCGTCATGGGCCCGCTGTCGGACCGTTTCGGCCGCCGGCCGGTGCTGCTCGGCGGCATGGCGGTCTATGCGGTGGCGAGCGTGCTGGCAGTCGCAGCGCCCTCGTTCGAGACGCTGCTGCTGGCGCGCGCGCTGCAGGGATTGGGCACCGCGGCGACGCGCGTGATCGCGACCTCGATCGTGCGCGACTGCTATGCCGGCCGCCGCATGGCGAGCGTGATGTCGCTCGCCATGATGGTGTTCATCGCGGTGCCCGTGATCGCCCCCTCGTTCGGACAGGCGGTGTTGCTGGTGACGGCGTGGCGCGGCATCTTCGTGGTGCTGATGCTCTACGGGCTGCTCGCGCTCGCATGGTGCGTGCTGCGGCTGCCCGAGACGCTTCCCGAGTCGGAACGCAGGTCGCTGGCGCCCGCCGACGTGCTCTCGGCGTTCCGGCAGACCGTGACCCATCGCCAGACCATCGGCTATGCCACGGCTGCCGGCAGCGTGATGGGCGCACTCTTCGCGTACGTGTTCTGCGCGCAGCAGGTCTTCACCGGCATCTATCGCCTCGGCCATTACTTCCCGCTCGCTTTCGCGGCGGTCGCGGTCGGCGTCGCCATTGCCGGCTTCCTCAATGCAAGGCTGGTCGGGCGGCTCGGCATGCGCGTGATCTCGCACGGCGCGCTGGCGCTCTATACCGCCGTGGCCGGCGTGATGCTGCTGACGGAAAGCCTCGGCATGCTGCCACTGTCCCTTTTCATGCTTCTCTCCGCCCTGATGATGTTCTCGTTCGGCATGATGGTCGCCAACTTCACTGCGCTCGCGATGGAATCGCAGGGACACATCGCCGGCACCGCCTCCTCGCTCTACGGCTCGATCACGACGCTGATCGGCATCGTGGTCGGCATGGCGATCGGGCAGAGCTTCGACGGCACGCTGCTGCCGTTCTCGATCGGCTTCTTCCTGTCGACGCTCGCCGCGCTCGGGATCGTGCTGGCGGTCGAGAAGGGACGGCTGTTCAGGCCGCATCATCGCCCCATCGCCTGAGGAACTTCCCTGATCTCTCGATGTTGTACTGCAGCAATTGAAGGGATCGGCGAGATGGAACACGAGAGCAGAGCGGATCAGCCCGCGTGGGAGACCGAGCGGCCTGCCCCCGGCGAAATGTCCGAGGAGCAGCCGAACCGAAGCCTGGCATTCGCGAGTGAGGGTCTCGAGCAGGTGCGCGACAGCCACTGCTGATCGAGACCGATATCCTCGCATAGAAAAGGCGCCGCGGTTTCACCCGAGGCGCCTTTCGCTTTTCAAGCGCAGGCGGGGTCGCCTACTCCTTCTTGTCGATATTCCAGAACACCGGCGTCGCGGGACCGTCGAGCACGCCGGTCAGCGATTTACGCCAGCCGCTCGGGATCAGATACTGCCCCAGCGGAATGTAGATCACCTGCTCATAGGCCTGCTTCTGGATGTCAGCGGCGATCTTCTTCTGATCGTCGACCGAGGCCGCGCGGACGAAAGCGTCCTTGAGCTGCTCGATCTTGGCGTCCTCCGCCCAGCCGAACCAGCCCTTCTTGCCCTGGCCGCCGATCGAGAGATTGGCGATCGGGTTGGACACGTCGGCCGCGACCCAGTTGGTGAAGAACATGTTCCAGCCGCCTTCCTTCGGCGGCTTCTGGCTGGCGCGGCGGCTCACCACCGTCTGCCAGTCGGTCGCCTGAAGGTCGACCTTGAAGCCGGCCTCGCGCAGCAGCTGGGCCGCAACGATCGGCTGCGCCTTCAGCGTCGTGACATCGCCGGGGGCCATGATCACGATCGGCGTACCGTCATAGCCGGACTCGGCCAGCGCCTTCTTGGCTTGCGCCATTCCGTTGCCCTTGATCAGGGTCTCGGAGCCCGCATCGGTTGCGAGCGGCGTGTCGCAAATGAAGAACGCGCCGCAGATCTTCTGATATTTAGCGTTGCCGACCAGCGCGTCGAGCACGTCCTTCTGGTTCATCGCCAGCAAGGCGGCGCGCCGCACCTTCACGTTGTCGAACGGCGGATGAAGGAAGTTCATCCGGCCGAGCGTCTGAAAGCCGAACTTGTTCAGGACCTCGATCGTGAGCTCCTTGTTGGGCTCCAGCACCGGCAGCATGTCGAACGGCAGGTTCTCCATGAAATCGATGTCGCCCGACTGCAGCGCGTTCACCGCGGTCTGCGAGTCCGGCATGGTGATCCACTCGACGCGGTCGACCTTCACGACCTTGCCGCCGGAGGTCCAGCTCGCCGGCTCCTTGCGCGGCACGTAATCGGTATTCTTGACGTAGACCGCCTTCACGCCCGGCTGGAATTCACCCTGCACGAACTTGAAGGGACCCGAACCGATCTGCTCGGGGATCTGCTTGTCCGGCGGCGTCTCGGCGAGGCGCTTGGGCATCATGAAGGCGACGCGCGAGGACGGCTTGCCGATGGAGTCGAGCACGAGGCCGTAAGCCTCCTTCAGCTTCAACGTGATGGTCTTGGCGTCGGTCGCCTCGATGCTGGCGGTGAAGTCCATGAGCTTCTGGCCCATGCCGTCGACCGCAGCCCAGCGCTTCAGAGAAGCGACGCAATCCTCCGCCGTCACCGGCGCGCCGTCATGCCACTTCAGCCCGTCGCGGAGCGTGAAGGTGTAGGTGAGCTTGTCGTCGGAGACCTTCCAGTCCGCCATCTGCGGCTGGACCTTGAAGCTCGAATCGGTAGCCACCAGCGTGTCGTAGACCATGTAGCCGTGGTCACGCGTGATGTAGGCCGTGGTGAAGATCGGATCGATGATGCGCAGATCGGAATGCATCACCGCCGTGATGGTCTTGCCGGCGGCG contains:
- a CDS encoding multidrug effflux MFS transporter; protein product: MSDVNADDWVSAGHRPMRFPEFVIVIASIMALNPLAMDMMLPALPNIGAAFRIPVANHLQLVLSTFLIGFGVGQFVMGPLSDRFGRRPVLLGGMAVYAVASVLAVAAPSFETLLLARALQGLGTAATRVIATSIVRDCYAGRRMASVMSLAMMVFIAVPVIAPSFGQAVLLVTAWRGIFVVLMLYGLLALAWCVLRLPETLPESERRSLAPADVLSAFRQTVTHRQTIGYATAAGSVMGALFAYVFCAQQVFTGIYRLGHYFPLAFAAVAVGVAIAGFLNARLVGRLGMRVISHGALALYTAVAGVMLLTESLGMLPLSLFMLLSALMMFSFGMMVANFTALAMESQGHIAGTASSLYGSITTLIGIVVGMAIGQSFDGTLLPFSIGFFLSTLAALGIVLAVEKGRLFRPHHRPIA
- a CDS encoding ABC transporter substrate-binding protein, with product MLHFMRRGPRAFASKLALSVVALSTALASPVLAAGKTITAVMHSDLRIIDPIFTTAYITRDHGYMVYDTLVATDSSFKVQPQMADWKVSDDKLTYTFTLRDGLKWHDGAPVTAEDCVASLKRWAAVDGMGQKLMDFTASIEATDAKTITLKLKEAYGLVLDSIGKPSSRVAFMMPKRLAETPPDKQIPEQIGSGPFKFVQGEFQPGVKAVYVKNTDYVPRKEPASWTSGGKVVKVDRVEWITMPDSQTAVNALQSGDIDFMENLPFDMLPVLEPNKELTIEVLNKFGFQTLGRMNFLHPPFDNVKVRRAALLAMNQKDVLDALVGNAKYQKICGAFFICDTPLATDAGSETLIKGNGMAQAKKALAESGYDGTPIVIMAPGDVTTLKAQPIVAAQLLREAGFKVDLQATDWQTVVSRRASQKPPKEGGWNMFFTNWVAADVSNPIANLSIGGQGKKGWFGWAEDAKIEQLKDAFVRAASVDDQKKIAADIQKQAYEQVIYIPLGQYLIPSGWRKSLTGVLDGPATPVFWNIDKKE